Proteins from one Bacteroides mediterraneensis genomic window:
- a CDS encoding AAA family ATPase: protein MCISNRIGPPVEGADFFGRKREIRLANRLLESHHSLLLSAPRRIGKSSFAKKLIEEKRQQGWKCIYIDLEETTTEEGFLRLVIGAFTKNGIWKHAVTGMSQRLTSVLERIEKVSVGPVGFNLGKKEEQEDLYKSLKELIRHDEDTFIVIDELTLFLNILHKEDAGTDKVTFILNWLRSLRQVSQTKVRWLFCGSVGLRNFASVMHLGYTINDLTEFDLDELTHEEAAGLLRELGKSEGFEIENDLVEYILQKLHWNIPYFIQIIFSKLVEEYEGEMTRESVDIAYWKLCSENYLSTWAERLVEYGEYELPARQLLKLLSAQPAGLERSVMLDKLMTGHDAAKIESVDYTLSKVLTMLENDGYIMKNDARRTFRSPLLRDYWFNKFVQ from the coding sequence ATGTGTATATCGAATAGAATTGGTCCTCCTGTTGAAGGGGCAGATTTTTTTGGAAGGAAAAGAGAAATTCGTCTCGCCAACAGATTGCTTGAGAGTCATCATTCTTTGTTGTTGTCTGCTCCACGTCGTATTGGAAAATCCTCTTTCGCCAAAAAACTTATAGAAGAGAAGAGACAACAAGGTTGGAAATGTATTTATATTGACCTTGAGGAAACAACAACTGAAGAGGGCTTTTTACGTTTAGTGATAGGTGCTTTTACTAAAAATGGTATTTGGAAACATGCGGTAACTGGGATGTCACAGAGGTTGACTTCTGTTCTTGAAAGAATAGAAAAAGTGTCGGTAGGTCCTGTGGGTTTTAATCTCGGAAAGAAAGAAGAACAAGAGGATTTATATAAAAGTTTGAAGGAGTTGATCAGGCATGATGAGGATACATTTATTGTGATAGATGAGTTGACGCTTTTTCTGAATATTTTACATAAGGAAGATGCTGGAACGGATAAGGTGACTTTTATCCTCAATTGGTTACGGAGTTTGCGGCAGGTTAGTCAAACTAAAGTGCGTTGGCTGTTTTGTGGTTCTGTAGGATTGAGAAATTTTGCATCAGTCATGCACTTAGGATATACGATTAATGATTTGACCGAATTTGATCTTGATGAGTTGACCCATGAAGAAGCAGCTGGCTTACTTAGGGAATTGGGTAAGTCTGAAGGTTTTGAGATAGAAAATGACCTGGTGGAGTATATACTGCAGAAATTACATTGGAATATTCCATATTTTATTCAGATTATATTTTCTAAATTGGTGGAAGAATATGAAGGGGAAATGACTCGAGAAAGTGTTGACATCGCGTATTGGAAATTATGTTCAGAGAACTATCTGAGTACATGGGCTGAACGTCTGGTTGAATATGGAGAATATGAACTTCCTGCCCGGCAGCTTTTGAAGTTGCTTTCTGCTCAGCCGGCCGGGCTGGAGCGGAGTGTAATGCTTGATAAACTGATGACAGGGCATGATGCGGCTAAAATTGAATCGGTTGATTACACATTGAGTAAGGTACTCACGATGCTGGAGAATGATGGATATATTATGAAGAATGATGCCAGAAGGACTTTCCGTTCTCCTTTGTTGCGTGATTATTGGTTTAATAAATTTGTTCAGTAA
- a CDS encoding ATP-binding protein: MNTTATILHQTSLWDGKAMNDDSVLINEDIFISVLNLLAKEKINGIAQPCLIIGESGSGKTYLLHRLYQSLQTDNDRLFRPVFIEGRTLFSTDDIWKQCASFLSVNPSTVPYDDICRWQEEHACRIVLFIDNIQYYFERTKNHDHFNLRGKLNRSGAPVLVATSDRVLPAFTDYDAAFFEGFKISYIKPLILSEFARFIDSQLKMSRLEKLMAYLPKTPRSLYLATDILRNSSGEEMDLILLQDYFSQYYQIRYDGYLTQVQRILSVLVRTENGASLQEIRNRTGQEGGKLSPYLKMMTDQKVIEKTSKNQRGGTYTIVDPLFKLWLQTNAS; encoded by the coding sequence ATGAATACAACTGCTACTATATTGCACCAGACGTCTTTATGGGATGGAAAAGCGATGAATGATGATTCAGTTCTCATTAATGAGGATATTTTTATATCTGTACTTAATCTTCTGGCAAAAGAAAAGATTAATGGAATTGCTCAGCCCTGTTTGATAATAGGGGAGAGCGGTAGTGGAAAGACTTATTTGCTGCATCGGTTGTATCAGAGTTTGCAGACAGATAATGACAGACTATTTAGACCTGTCTTCATTGAAGGAAGAACCTTGTTTTCCACAGATGATATCTGGAAACAGTGTGCGTCGTTTTTGTCTGTTAATCCTTCCACCGTTCCTTATGACGATATATGTCGGTGGCAAGAAGAACATGCTTGCAGAATTGTTTTGTTCATTGATAATATTCAATATTATTTTGAAAGGACGAAGAATCATGATCATTTTAATTTGAGAGGAAAACTGAATCGTTCAGGAGCTCCTGTATTGGTCGCTACTTCAGATAGGGTGTTGCCCGCATTTACTGATTATGATGCCGCCTTTTTTGAGGGATTTAAGATTTCCTATATAAAACCTCTTATCTTATCCGAGTTTGCCCGATTTATTGATTCTCAATTGAAAATGAGCCGTTTGGAAAAACTTATGGCTTATTTGCCCAAGACTCCTCGTTCTTTATATCTCGCCACGGATATTTTGAGAAATTCTTCTGGTGAGGAGATGGATTTGATTTTATTACAAGATTATTTTTCGCAATATTACCAGATAAGGTATGATGGATATTTGACGCAAGTCCAGCGAATTCTTTCGGTGCTGGTCAGAACGGAAAATGGGGCTAGTTTGCAAGAGATTCGTAATCGGACAGGACAGGAGGGGGGGAAACTGTCACCGTATCTTAAGATGATGACAGATCAGAAAGTAATAGAAAAAACATCAAAAAACCAACGGGGAGGGACATACACAATTGTAGATCCCTTGTTTAAGTTGTGGTTGCAAACTAACGCGTCTTAA